A genomic window from Microbacterium sp. ET2 includes:
- a CDS encoding GNAT family N-acetyltransferase, with amino-acid sequence MLEEEYETARRRIPRHLRRRPEPERPFSFEVRPVADRDIPDIREIYNYYVTNSVVTFDEKKWTLAQWRDKVAYLNKLGLPFLVAESPSGQVLGYAYVQPMSSKTAYRYSVENSIYLGQAATGKGLGRALLTALIAACEQAGIREMVAVISDKGAEASIALHEKLGFEEVGRMGRVGFKFGRWLGTVYLQKSLKPAKKRRSLLRR; translated from the coding sequence ATGCTGGAGGAGGAGTACGAGACGGCGCGGCGCCGGATCCCCCGTCATCTTCGTCGCAGACCCGAGCCGGAGCGCCCGTTCTCCTTCGAGGTACGCCCGGTCGCGGACCGGGACATCCCTGACATCCGTGAGATCTACAACTACTACGTGACCAACTCGGTGGTGACCTTCGACGAGAAGAAGTGGACCCTTGCGCAGTGGCGCGACAAAGTCGCCTACCTGAACAAACTCGGGTTGCCGTTCCTCGTCGCCGAATCACCCTCGGGCCAGGTGCTCGGGTACGCGTACGTGCAGCCGATGTCGAGCAAGACCGCTTACCGATACTCGGTGGAGAACTCCATCTACCTCGGACAGGCCGCTACCGGGAAGGGGCTCGGACGGGCGCTCCTCACGGCGCTCATCGCCGCCTGCGAGCAGGCCGGGATCCGCGAGATGGTGGCCGTGATCAGTGACAAGGGCGCTGAAGCCTCGATCGCCCTCCACGAGAAGCTCGGGTTCGAGGAGGTCGGCCGCATGGGCCGGGTCGGCTTCAAATTCGGCCGGTGGCTCGGGACGGTGTATCTGCAGAAGTCGCTGAAGCCGGCGAAGAAGCGGCGTTCGCTCTTGCGTCGGTGA
- a CDS encoding ABC transporter ATP-binding protein, which translates to MSLSVKDLVVEIDGRRVVDGISFQVPDGARVGLIGESGSGKSLTALAILGLLPDGASASGSVRWNGRELIGLRDRELAELRGDEIGIVFQEPRSALNPIRTVGRQIAEAVRIHERATRRDAAARAVAEVARVALPEPERIVTRYPHQLSGGQRQRVAIAMALACRPRLLIADEPTTALDVTIQAEILDLLRTLVSDDGMSLIFITHDLAVLSQVATDAVVLEDGRIVEAGPVATILRNPASPVTRGLLRDATATLWRPEGRTP; encoded by the coding sequence ATGAGCCTGTCGGTGAAGGACCTCGTCGTCGAGATCGACGGCCGACGCGTCGTCGACGGCATCTCGTTCCAGGTGCCCGACGGTGCGCGCGTGGGGCTCATCGGCGAGTCGGGGTCGGGCAAGTCGCTCACGGCACTGGCCATCCTCGGGCTCCTCCCCGACGGCGCGAGCGCGTCGGGGAGCGTGCGCTGGAACGGCCGCGAACTCATCGGTCTTCGCGATCGCGAGCTCGCAGAGCTCCGCGGCGACGAGATCGGCATCGTGTTCCAGGAGCCGCGCTCGGCGCTGAACCCGATCCGCACGGTCGGCCGCCAGATCGCCGAGGCGGTGCGCATCCACGAACGGGCGACCCGCAGGGATGCCGCGGCACGAGCCGTCGCCGAGGTTGCACGCGTCGCCCTCCCCGAGCCAGAGCGCATCGTGACGCGTTACCCGCACCAGCTCTCCGGTGGCCAGCGTCAGCGGGTAGCGATCGCCATGGCTCTCGCCTGCCGACCGCGCCTGCTCATCGCGGACGAACCCACCACGGCGCTGGACGTGACGATCCAGGCCGAGATCCTCGATCTTCTTCGCACGCTCGTCTCGGACGACGGGATGTCGCTGATCTTCATCACCCACGACCTCGCCGTGCTGTCCCAGGTCGCCACCGACGCCGTGGTCCTCGAGGACGGGAGGATCGTGGAGGCGGGCCCGGTGGCCACGATCCTGCGCAACCCCGCCTCGCCCGTGACCCGCGGACTCCTGCGCGATGCCACCGCGACGCTCTGGCGCCCCGAGGGGAGGACGCCGTGA
- a CDS encoding ABC transporter substrate-binding protein yields the protein MLRRTALAATALFAASALVLAGCTSSADPAPTTTGEPDPDASVAVRLVLEPGNLDIRQTTGAALDQVLIDNVYQGLVSRTTDQEVVPALASDWEVSDDGLTYTFTVEEGVTFHDGEELTPQDVVWSLQTRKDTPEWAESSRLANVASIAADGQTVTLTLTEPDSSLLWNLTGRAGIILKEGDTVDYQTAANGTGPFVLDEWQQGASITLTRNDAYWGEAAGVGEVVFQYIAEDQAAVNAAAAGEVDVLTGFDPNLTEQIEQNGDWTVVLGTATDKSVLAMNSTAAPLDDQRVRQAIRQAIDHDAIVEAVGAGQTLYGPIPEPDPGYEDLSDTAPYDPEAARALLEEAGVDDLELTLTIPSFYGTTIPQILVSNLNEVGITLEVDAVDFGVWVNDVYTNKDYELSYVNHAEPRDFENWANPDYYFTYDNPEVQDLYDQSLRATSEDEADALLAEAARIVAEDSAADWLYNWAGVSAVATGIDGMPADNVNARLNLAELTKSE from the coding sequence ATGCTTCGCCGTACGGCACTGGCCGCCACCGCCCTCTTCGCTGCATCCGCCCTCGTGCTCGCCGGCTGCACCTCCTCCGCCGACCCGGCACCGACGACGACGGGCGAGCCCGATCCCGACGCGTCCGTGGCGGTCCGACTGGTGCTCGAGCCCGGAAACCTCGACATCCGCCAGACGACCGGCGCGGCCCTGGACCAGGTCCTCATCGACAACGTCTACCAGGGCCTGGTATCCAGGACCACCGACCAGGAGGTCGTGCCGGCGCTCGCGAGTGACTGGGAGGTCTCGGACGACGGCCTGACCTACACCTTCACCGTCGAAGAGGGCGTCACCTTCCACGACGGTGAAGAACTCACCCCGCAGGATGTCGTGTGGTCGCTCCAGACCCGGAAGGACACCCCGGAGTGGGCGGAGTCCTCTCGCCTGGCGAATGTGGCATCGATCGCCGCCGACGGGCAGACGGTGACCCTCACGCTCACCGAGCCCGATTCGAGCCTGCTGTGGAATCTCACCGGTCGCGCCGGGATCATCCTCAAGGAGGGCGACACCGTCGACTACCAGACCGCTGCCAATGGCACCGGTCCGTTCGTCCTCGACGAGTGGCAGCAGGGGGCGAGCATCACGCTCACGCGCAACGACGCCTACTGGGGCGAGGCCGCCGGCGTCGGCGAGGTGGTGTTCCAGTACATCGCCGAGGACCAGGCGGCCGTGAACGCCGCCGCCGCGGGCGAGGTGGACGTGCTCACCGGGTTCGATCCCAACCTCACCGAGCAGATCGAGCAGAACGGCGACTGGACCGTGGTGCTCGGCACCGCCACCGACAAGAGCGTGCTGGCGATGAACAGCACGGCGGCACCGCTGGACGACCAGCGCGTGCGCCAGGCGATCCGTCAGGCCATCGACCACGACGCCATCGTCGAGGCGGTCGGCGCCGGCCAGACGCTCTACGGCCCCATTCCCGAGCCCGACCCCGGCTACGAAGACCTCAGCGACACCGCACCGTACGACCCCGAGGCCGCCCGCGCCCTGCTGGAGGAGGCCGGCGTCGACGACCTGGAACTGACCCTCACGATCCCCTCGTTCTACGGCACGACCATCCCGCAGATCCTGGTGTCGAACCTCAACGAGGTCGGCATCACCCTCGAGGTCGACGCCGTCGACTTCGGCGTCTGGGTCAACGACGTGTACACGAACAAGGACTACGAGCTCAGCTACGTCAACCACGCCGAGCCCCGCGACTTCGAGAACTGGGCGAACCCCGACTACTACTTCACCTACGACAACCCCGAGGTGCAGGACCTCTACGACCAGTCGCTGCGCGCCACGAGCGAGGACGAGGCCGACGCCCTCCTCGCCGAGGCGGCTCGGATCGTCGCCGAGGACTCCGCTGCTGACTGGCTCTACAACTGGGCCGGGGTGAGCGCGGTCGCAACGGGCATCGACGGGATGCCCGCGGACAACGTCAACGCCCGCCTCAACCTCGCAGAGCTGACCAAGAGCGAGTGA
- a CDS encoding alpha/beta fold hydrolase, whose amino-acid sequence MTEPADEFSFLPAQAADAGLPGPLPHGERLRIDLPDGRVVSGLRWWFDAPGDRPVVTFLHGAGLNAHTWDTTVIALGIPALAIDLPGHGDSSWRDDAAYVGRVLAPDVATAMTAWTARPQVLVGQSLGGLTAAAVAATRPELVERLVVIDITPGLDPNAGAAEIRRFFSGPTDWADRDELVDRAMAFGLGGGTREKAARGVYFNSRIRADGRVEWKHHFAHIAAAASAAGDGPSDDRGAAAGSDAVAAVLGEAGWEDLAAVRAPLELIRGERGYVTNADVDVFRERVPAASVLTLAGGHNLQEDAPVALASEVRRVAGKD is encoded by the coding sequence GTGACCGAACCCGCCGATGAGTTCTCATTCCTCCCCGCCCAGGCCGCCGACGCCGGTCTGCCGGGCCCGCTCCCCCACGGTGAGCGCCTTCGGATCGACCTTCCCGACGGTCGGGTCGTCAGCGGACTGCGCTGGTGGTTCGATGCCCCCGGCGACCGCCCCGTGGTGACGTTCCTCCACGGCGCGGGCCTGAACGCCCACACCTGGGACACCACCGTCATCGCCCTGGGGATTCCTGCCCTCGCGATCGACCTGCCCGGTCATGGCGATTCGTCGTGGCGGGATGACGCCGCCTATGTCGGACGGGTACTGGCTCCCGACGTCGCCACGGCGATGACCGCCTGGACCGCTCGTCCGCAGGTGCTCGTCGGACAGTCGCTCGGCGGTCTCACCGCGGCCGCCGTCGCCGCCACCCGCCCCGAGCTCGTCGAGCGCCTGGTCGTGATCGACATCACACCGGGCCTCGACCCGAACGCCGGGGCCGCCGAGATCCGCCGGTTCTTCTCCGGACCCACCGATTGGGCTGACCGCGACGAGCTCGTCGACAGGGCCATGGCGTTCGGCCTCGGCGGCGGAACGCGCGAGAAGGCCGCGCGCGGGGTCTACTTCAACTCGCGCATCCGAGCCGACGGGCGCGTGGAGTGGAAGCACCACTTCGCCCACATCGCAGCCGCCGCATCCGCCGCGGGCGACGGACCCTCCGACGACCGCGGCGCGGCAGCGGGAAGCGACGCCGTGGCCGCGGTGCTCGGCGAGGCGGGTTGGGAAGACCTCGCCGCCGTGCGCGCCCCGCTGGAGCTGATCCGCGGCGAGCGCGGCTACGTCACGAACGCCGACGTCGATGTGTTCCGCGAGCGCGTGCCCGCGGCCTCCGTCCTCACCCTCGCCGGCGGCCACAATCTTCAGGAGGACGCGCCCGTCGCCCTCGCCTCGGAGGTGCGACGGGTCGCTGGGAAGGATTAA
- a CDS encoding ABC transporter permease: protein MSALRRLWALSTGRFGLVVVAVILVTAVISLVWTPFDPQQVDIPNRWASPGWPHVLGTDGTGRDILSLLIAGSRTTVVVAVGAGLVATVMGLALAALGALTRRWLREAVAVTVDILIAFPVLLIAMMISAVWGGSLWVVIWAVGIGFGVNIARVTRPELRRVLQSDFVLAGRASGLTAAQNLVRHLLPNIAPVFIVQLSWGMAVAVLAEAGLSYLGFGAPPTEPSWGLLLAELQQYLTVYPLSVLWPGLAITLTVLGLNLLGDGIRDATDPTLSRRGGSARRARTHVPEVVA, encoded by the coding sequence ATGAGCGCCCTCCGACGCCTGTGGGCGCTGTCGACCGGCCGCTTCGGTCTCGTCGTCGTCGCGGTGATCCTCGTCACCGCGGTGATCTCGCTCGTGTGGACGCCCTTCGACCCCCAGCAGGTCGACATCCCGAACCGCTGGGCATCGCCCGGCTGGCCCCACGTCCTCGGCACCGACGGCACGGGACGTGACATCCTCAGCCTCCTCATCGCCGGCTCGCGGACGACGGTCGTCGTCGCCGTCGGCGCGGGGCTGGTCGCCACCGTCATGGGTCTCGCCCTGGCCGCGCTCGGCGCGCTCACCCGCCGCTGGCTGCGCGAAGCGGTCGCGGTCACCGTCGACATCCTCATCGCCTTCCCCGTGCTCCTCATCGCGATGATGATCTCGGCGGTGTGGGGCGGCTCGCTGTGGGTGGTGATCTGGGCGGTCGGGATCGGTTTCGGAGTGAACATCGCCCGGGTCACCCGGCCCGAGCTCCGGCGGGTGCTGCAGAGCGACTTCGTGCTCGCGGGCCGCGCCTCGGGTCTCACCGCCGCGCAGAACCTCGTCCGCCACCTGCTGCCGAACATCGCGCCGGTGTTCATCGTGCAGCTGTCGTGGGGCATGGCCGTGGCCGTCCTCGCCGAGGCGGGGCTGTCGTATCTGGGCTTCGGGGCGCCCCCGACGGAGCCGTCGTGGGGGCTGCTGTTGGCTGAGCTTCAGCAGTACCTCACCGTCTACCCGCTGTCTGTGCTCTGGCCGGGCCTCGCGATCACCCTGACGGTGCTCGGGCTGAACCTGCTGGGCGACGGCATCCGCGACGCGACCGATCCGACCCTCTCCCGCCGCGGGGGCTCCGCCCGCCGCGCACGGACACACGTGCCCGAGGTGGTCGCATGA
- a CDS encoding SDR family oxidoreductase — translation MTDATTTDAADRPTAKRAVVTGASSGIGEATARKLRALGWDVVAVARRAERLAALENEIGVVAFAADLTAEADVEALAEWLSETGPVDALVNVAGGARGTDRVEDGDPDDWQWMFEVNVLATQRLTAAVLPLLRRTAAGRATHADVVFVTSTAAQIAYAGGAGYNAAKAGQSMIAHALRLEVNGEPLRVIEIAPGMVQTEEFTLNRLGGDRAAADRVYEDVQAPLTADDVADVIGYALSAPGHVNLDLVTMRPVAQSAQHLLARGPLHVRTAG, via the coding sequence ATGACCGATGCCACGACGACGGATGCTGCAGATCGACCGACCGCGAAGCGTGCGGTGGTGACCGGGGCGAGCTCGGGAATCGGGGAGGCGACGGCGCGGAAGCTCCGCGCACTCGGGTGGGACGTCGTCGCCGTGGCGCGGCGCGCGGAGCGGCTCGCGGCACTGGAGAACGAGATCGGCGTGGTCGCCTTCGCCGCCGACCTCACCGCCGAAGCCGATGTCGAGGCGCTCGCCGAGTGGCTGTCGGAGACCGGGCCGGTCGATGCGCTCGTCAACGTCGCCGGGGGGGCACGCGGCACCGACCGCGTCGAGGACGGCGACCCCGACGACTGGCAGTGGATGTTCGAGGTCAATGTGCTCGCCACGCAGCGTCTCACCGCCGCCGTGCTGCCGCTGCTGCGCCGCACGGCGGCGGGCCGGGCGACCCACGCCGACGTGGTCTTCGTCACCTCGACCGCCGCGCAGATCGCCTATGCCGGCGGCGCCGGGTACAACGCCGCGAAGGCGGGGCAGTCGATGATCGCGCACGCGCTGCGCCTGGAGGTCAACGGCGAGCCGCTCCGGGTCATCGAGATCGCGCCGGGCATGGTGCAGACCGAGGAGTTCACGCTCAATCGCCTCGGGGGTGATCGCGCCGCGGCCGACCGCGTCTATGAGGACGTCCAGGCACCGCTCACCGCCGACGACGTCGCCGACGTCATCGGTTACGCGCTGTCCGCGCCCGGGCACGTCAACCTCGACCTCGTCACGATGCGACCGGTCGCGCAGTCGGCGCAGCACCTCCTGGCCCGCGGGCCCCTCCACGTCCGCACCGCCGGATGA
- a CDS encoding carboxymuconolactone decarboxylase family protein, giving the protein MTAEQRVHLAKSAPPAYTSLAGLAKQVGAIAAEAGIDDRLKEIVQIHVSQLNGCAYCVRVHVEKGLKAGLDADVVAQIATWRDSGVFSERERAGLELAEAFTFIHDDGIPDDVYDRVGGVLSEAEYVALSWILISINAFNRLAIAGRYPVASRETSAATAR; this is encoded by the coding sequence ATGACCGCGGAACAGCGCGTACACCTGGCGAAGTCGGCTCCCCCCGCCTACACCTCGCTCGCGGGCCTGGCGAAGCAGGTCGGGGCGATCGCGGCCGAGGCCGGCATCGATGACCGCCTCAAGGAGATCGTGCAGATCCACGTCTCCCAGCTCAACGGCTGCGCATACTGTGTGCGCGTGCACGTGGAGAAGGGGCTGAAAGCGGGGCTCGATGCCGACGTCGTCGCACAGATCGCGACGTGGCGCGATTCGGGCGTCTTCTCCGAGCGCGAACGGGCAGGGCTGGAGCTGGCCGAGGCCTTCACCTTCATCCACGACGACGGGATCCCCGACGACGTCTACGACCGCGTCGGGGGCGTCCTGAGCGAGGCCGAGTACGTCGCCCTCAGCTGGATCCTCATCTCCATCAACGCCTTCAACCGCCTCGCCATCGCCGGGCGGTATCCGGTCGCGTCGCGGGAGACCAGCGCGGCGACCGCGCGATGA
- a CDS encoding uracil-DNA glycosylase — MARSLDELATAGLLDAGWAAALGPVAPDIAALGERLRAETAAGHHYLPAGERVLRAFSRPIDDVKVLIVGQDPYPTPGHPIGLSFAVDPRVRPLPRSLANIYSELRDDLGIDPVAHGDLSAWSDQGVMLLNRVLTVRPGEPGSHRGWGWERVTEHAIRVLAARDRPLVAVLWGRDAATLRPLLGDTAVISSAHPSPLSASRGFFGSRPFSRANEMLGAQGAAPVDWRLPAAA, encoded by the coding sequence ATGGCGCGTTCGCTCGACGAACTGGCCACCGCGGGTCTCCTGGATGCCGGGTGGGCGGCCGCCCTCGGCCCCGTCGCCCCTGACATCGCCGCCCTCGGCGAGCGGCTGCGGGCCGAGACCGCCGCGGGCCATCACTACCTCCCGGCAGGGGAGCGGGTGCTGCGGGCCTTCTCCCGTCCGATCGACGACGTGAAGGTGCTCATCGTCGGACAGGATCCCTACCCGACGCCCGGTCATCCGATCGGTCTCTCCTTCGCCGTCGATCCTCGCGTGCGACCGCTGCCGCGGAGTCTGGCGAACATCTACAGCGAGCTGAGGGACGACCTCGGCATCGATCCGGTCGCCCACGGCGACCTGTCGGCGTGGAGCGACCAGGGCGTCATGCTGCTGAACCGCGTACTCACCGTCCGCCCCGGCGAGCCCGGCTCCCATCGCGGCTGGGGATGGGAACGCGTCACCGAACACGCCATCCGCGTCCTCGCGGCCCGAGACCGACCCCTGGTGGCGGTCCTCTGGGGACGGGATGCCGCGACCCTCCGTCCACTCCTCGGCGACACCGCCGTCATCTCCTCGGCGCACCCGTCGCCTCTCTCGGCCAGCCGGGGCTTCTTCGGCTCGCGGCCGTTCTCACGCGCGAACGAGATGCTCGGTGCCCAGGGCGCTGCGCCGGTCGACTGGCGCCTCCCCGCCGCCGCGTAG
- a CDS encoding bifunctional o-acetylhomoserine/o-acetylserine sulfhydrylase: MSAPENWRFETKQIHSGAQPDPVTKARATPIYQTTSYVFDNTDHAANLFALAEFGNIYTRIQNPTQDVVEQRIAALEGGTGALLVSSGQAAETFAILNLAQAGDHFVSSSSIYGGTYNLFKYTLAKLGIEVTFVENQDDAEEWRRAVRPNTKAFFAETIGNPKINVLDIRTVADVAHEAGVPLIVDNTIATPYLIRPFEHGADIVLHSATKFLGGHGTVIGGVIVDGGSFEWSKNVDRFPGFTEPDPSYHGASYTAAVGDGLAYIIKARVQLLRDLGASISPNSAWLLLQGIETLSLRIERHVQNAQEIAEWLENQPDVASVNYSGLPTSPWYAAANRYAPKGVGAVLSFELKGGVDAGREFVNSLSLFSHLANIGDVRSLVIHPASTTHSQLTPEQQLTAGVTPGLVRLSVGIENVDDLKADLEQALAAARRVSEAARA; the protein is encoded by the coding sequence ATGTCCGCACCCGAGAACTGGCGTTTCGAGACCAAGCAGATCCACTCGGGCGCCCAGCCCGACCCGGTGACGAAGGCCCGCGCGACGCCCATCTACCAGACCACGTCCTACGTGTTCGACAACACCGATCACGCCGCGAACCTCTTCGCACTGGCGGAGTTCGGCAACATCTACACCCGGATCCAGAACCCCACGCAGGATGTCGTCGAGCAGCGCATCGCGGCGCTCGAGGGCGGCACCGGCGCCCTGCTGGTCTCCAGCGGCCAGGCCGCCGAGACCTTCGCGATCCTGAACCTCGCCCAGGCGGGTGATCACTTCGTGTCGTCGAGCTCGATCTACGGCGGCACGTACAACCTGTTCAAGTACACCCTGGCCAAGCTCGGCATCGAGGTGACCTTCGTCGAGAACCAGGATGACGCCGAGGAGTGGCGTCGGGCGGTGCGGCCGAACACCAAGGCGTTCTTCGCCGAGACGATCGGCAACCCCAAGATCAACGTGCTCGACATCCGCACCGTCGCCGACGTGGCGCACGAGGCCGGGGTGCCGCTGATCGTCGACAACACCATCGCCACCCCGTACCTCATCCGCCCGTTCGAGCACGGCGCCGACATCGTGCTGCACTCGGCGACGAAGTTCCTCGGCGGTCACGGCACCGTTATCGGCGGCGTGATCGTCGACGGCGGATCGTTCGAGTGGTCCAAGAACGTCGACCGGTTCCCGGGGTTCACCGAGCCCGACCCGTCGTACCACGGCGCGAGCTACACCGCGGCGGTGGGTGACGGCCTGGCCTACATCATCAAGGCCCGCGTGCAGCTGCTGCGCGACCTCGGCGCATCCATCTCCCCGAACAGCGCGTGGCTGCTGCTGCAGGGCATCGAGACGCTGTCGCTGCGGATCGAGCGGCACGTGCAGAACGCCCAGGAGATCGCGGAGTGGCTGGAGAACCAGCCCGACGTGGCCTCGGTGAACTACTCGGGTCTTCCCACCTCGCCCTGGTACGCCGCCGCGAACCGCTACGCCCCGAAGGGCGTGGGCGCGGTGCTGTCCTTCGAGCTCAAGGGCGGTGTGGATGCGGGCCGCGAGTTCGTCAACTCGCTGTCGCTCTTCAGCCACCTGGCCAACATCGGCGACGTGCGCTCGCTCGTCATCCACCCCGCCTCGACCACCCACTCGCAGCTCACGCCCGAGCAGCAGCTCACCGCGGGGGTCACCCCCGGGCTCGTGCGCCTGTCGGTGGGGATCGAGAACGTCGACGACCTCAAGGCCGACCTCGAGCAGGCGCTCGCCGCCGCCCGCCGGGTGTCGGAGGCCGCACGCGCCTGA
- a CDS encoding protealysin inhibitor emfourin, which produces MDGQRDDGDRSAKAIVVILVERTGGITGIPRRWRAEVEGDDASSWLPLIDACPWDVAPRATRGADRFRWRVHATSHGADREAEFGDADLQGPWQTLVERVREHGRPG; this is translated from the coding sequence ATGGACGGACAGAGGGACGACGGCGATCGGAGTGCGAAGGCGATCGTGGTGATCCTGGTGGAACGCACGGGCGGTATAACCGGAATTCCCCGTCGATGGCGCGCGGAGGTCGAGGGCGACGACGCCTCATCCTGGCTTCCGCTCATCGACGCCTGTCCCTGGGACGTGGCGCCACGCGCGACGCGGGGTGCTGATCGGTTCCGCTGGCGCGTGCACGCCACCTCGCACGGCGCCGACCGGGAGGCCGAGTTCGGCGACGCGGATCTGCAAGGCCCCTGGCAGACCCTCGTGGAGCGGGTGCGCGAGCACGGTCGTCCGGGCTGA
- a CDS encoding ABC transporter ATP-binding protein has product MSDILVSARRLTRRHALPKTTLFERRTYTTALEDADVDVSAGSALGIIGESGSGKSTLVRILLGLDAPTSGTVEVDGRAVDATASARSLHWLRRLTGVVFQDPYASLDPRMSVGRIVGEPLWALGIEGDRRARVGEVLEQVGLEAAMAERFPHEFSGGQRQRIALARALVHRPRLLVGDEPLSALDVTVRAQILALLADLRRQEDLTLVMVSHDIGVVQSICDEVVVMKDGRIVEEGPTEKVLQQPQVAYTRRLLASVPTIDPPATRPCVGGGR; this is encoded by the coding sequence GTGAGCGACATCCTGGTGAGCGCCCGGCGCCTCACCCGCCGTCACGCGCTGCCGAAGACCACCCTGTTCGAGCGGCGGACGTACACGACCGCTCTCGAGGACGCCGACGTCGACGTCAGCGCCGGGAGCGCGCTGGGCATCATCGGCGAGTCGGGGTCGGGGAAGTCCACTCTCGTGCGGATCCTCCTCGGGCTCGATGCCCCCACCTCGGGCACGGTCGAGGTCGACGGGCGCGCCGTCGACGCCACGGCGTCCGCACGCTCGCTGCACTGGCTCCGGCGCCTGACCGGCGTGGTGTTCCAGGACCCCTACGCCTCCCTCGACCCGCGGATGAGCGTGGGGCGCATCGTCGGAGAACCCCTCTGGGCCCTCGGGATCGAGGGCGACCGACGGGCACGGGTGGGCGAGGTGCTGGAGCAGGTCGGGCTCGAGGCCGCGATGGCCGAGCGGTTCCCGCACGAGTTCTCCGGCGGCCAGCGCCAGCGGATCGCTCTGGCCCGGGCGCTCGTGCACCGCCCGCGCCTGCTCGTCGGCGACGAGCCGCTCTCGGCGCTCGATGTCACCGTCCGCGCGCAGATCCTCGCCCTGCTGGCCGATCTCCGCCGTCAGGAGGACCTCACGCTCGTGATGGTCTCTCACGACATCGGCGTCGTGCAGAGCATCTGCGACGAGGTGGTCGTGATGAAGGACGGCCGCATCGTCGAGGAGGGGCCCACCGAAAAGGTGCTCCAGCAACCACAGGTGGCCTACACGCGGCGCCTGCTGGCGTCGGTGCCCACGATCGATCCCCCGGCGACCCGCCCCTGTGTCGGAGGCGGACGTTAG
- a CDS encoding M4 family metallopeptidase produces MRAIIPPYLLARIASVNEATFAHAAAAARATLQATPPYRITRRRLRLSIDDDGTITAETTPAPDRTISDAEQREVLPGRRVRGEDDPDTGDAAVDEAFAGLGITFDAFWDAFTRNGIDGRGGPLLATVHYGRDYDNAFWNGERMVFGDGDGEVFTGFTGSLTVIAHELAHGVIEAAGGLDYQDQSGALNESIADVFGVLVEQHHLGQTTEEASWLVGEGIFTPAVQGRALRSLAAPGTAYDDDILGRDPQPGHMDDYVVTVDDNGGVHINSGIPNRAFHLVATALGGYAWERAGRVWYLTLTSGSLSPTADFSEFAAATVSTAQSEYGESSEEAAAVRAAWAGVGVDLAG; encoded by the coding sequence ATGCGCGCGATCATCCCTCCGTATCTTCTCGCCCGGATCGCCTCCGTGAACGAGGCGACATTCGCCCACGCGGCCGCTGCGGCGCGCGCCACCCTGCAGGCCACCCCGCCGTACCGCATCACCCGGAGAAGGCTTCGACTCTCCATCGACGACGACGGCACGATCACCGCCGAGACCACACCCGCGCCCGATCGGACGATCTCGGATGCCGAGCAGCGCGAGGTGCTCCCCGGTCGCCGCGTACGCGGCGAAGACGATCCCGACACCGGCGACGCCGCCGTGGACGAGGCATTCGCCGGGCTCGGCATCACCTTCGATGCGTTCTGGGATGCCTTCACCCGCAACGGCATCGATGGGCGGGGCGGCCCGCTGCTGGCGACCGTGCACTACGGCCGCGACTACGACAACGCCTTCTGGAACGGCGAGCGCATGGTCTTCGGCGACGGTGACGGCGAGGTGTTCACCGGGTTCACCGGCTCCCTCACCGTCATCGCCCACGAACTCGCGCACGGCGTCATCGAGGCCGCCGGGGGTCTGGACTACCAGGACCAGTCCGGCGCGCTGAACGAGTCGATCGCCGACGTCTTCGGGGTGCTGGTGGAGCAGCACCACCTCGGCCAGACCACCGAAGAGGCGAGCTGGCTGGTCGGCGAGGGGATCTTCACCCCCGCGGTGCAGGGACGCGCTCTGCGCTCGCTGGCGGCGCCGGGCACCGCCTACGACGACGACATCCTCGGTCGCGACCCGCAGCCCGGGCACATGGACGACTACGTGGTGACCGTCGACGACAACGGCGGCGTGCACATTAACTCCGGCATCCCCAACCGGGCATTCCACCTCGTCGCCACCGCGCTGGGCGGGTACGCCTGGGAACGCGCGGGGCGGGTGTGGTACCTGACCCTGACGTCGGGCAGCCTCTCTCCGACCGCCGACTTCTCCGAGTTCGCCGCGGCGACAGTGTCCACCGCCCAGTCGGAGTACGGTGAATCATCCGAAGAAGCAGCGGCCGTCCGCGCCGCCTGGGCGGGTGTCGGGGTCGACCTCGCCGGTTAG